A genomic window from Halomonas sp. LR3S48 includes:
- a CDS encoding GGDEF domain-containing protein yields MTGSHNNIDNQRQSSGARSCDSPDSPCQRGRRELEEARKEIARLDRTLQRIQHIARLGYWKASLKANELFWSEAIYDIFGVDPKTFTPSIRAFKAMVHPEDLESVEASMWRAQESGSHDVEHRIVRPDGEIRWVHELADYMPEGDEQILIGTVRDITEQKRLELRLRQLSRTDELTALFNRRYFMQRLVQELARYRRYGRSTSVVLFDFDHFKRINDTHGHPAGDQALVSVGKLLRSKLRTNDIPARLGGEEFALLLPETSLEEAVGVAEKVRQLVEKQEFESEQGHRFGASITCGVSAFQGTEETVEAILHRADQNLYEGKRAGRNRVVADEPDR; encoded by the coding sequence ATGACGGGCTCGCATAACAATATCGACAATCAACGCCAGTCCTCGGGAGCGCGTAGCTGCGACTCTCCCGATTCCCCCTGCCAGCGGGGCCGACGTGAGCTCGAGGAGGCACGCAAGGAGATCGCACGCCTCGACCGTACCCTGCAGCGCATTCAGCACATCGCTCGGTTGGGCTACTGGAAAGCCAGCCTCAAGGCCAACGAGCTGTTCTGGTCCGAGGCGATCTACGACATCTTCGGCGTCGATCCCAAAACCTTTACCCCCAGCATTCGTGCCTTCAAGGCCATGGTCCATCCGGAGGACCTGGAGAGCGTCGAGGCCAGCATGTGGCGCGCACAGGAAAGTGGCAGCCATGACGTGGAGCATCGCATCGTGCGGCCCGACGGTGAGATCCGCTGGGTGCACGAACTGGCCGATTACATGCCTGAGGGCGACGAGCAGATCCTGATCGGCACCGTGCGCGACATCACCGAGCAGAAGCGGCTGGAGCTGCGCCTGCGCCAATTGTCGCGCACCGACGAGCTCACGGCGTTGTTCAATCGGCGCTATTTCATGCAGCGGCTAGTGCAGGAGCTGGCCCGTTACCGTCGTTACGGCAGGTCGACGTCGGTGGTGCTGTTCGACTTCGATCACTTCAAGCGAATCAATGATACCCATGGCCATCCTGCCGGTGACCAGGCGCTGGTGAGCGTGGGCAAGTTGCTGCGCAGCAAGTTGCGTACGAACGATATCCCGGCGCGGCTCGGCGGGGAGGAGTTTGCTCTTCTACTGCCCGAAACCAGTCTCGAGGAAGCCGTCGGCGTGGCGGAGAAGGTGCGCCAACTGGTGGAGAAGCAGGAGTTCGAGTCGGAGCAGGGCCACCGCTTCGGCGCGTCGATTACCTGTGGTGTGTCGGCTTTCCAGGGAACCGAGGAGACGGTGGAGGCCATTCTGCATCGTGCCGACCAGAACCTCTATGAAGGCAAGCGAGCCGGTCGCAATCGGGTCGTGGCGGATGAACCGGATCGCTGA
- a CDS encoding DMT family transporter, protein MTNSTKPRNRTGWYALACLLLVGSLLALSLVVAKIADGAGAPRLSFLMVAVTGAGVLLLALATQQRQPMRLDRRIVEYALVSGALFALPNALGFLAVRHVGAGFVSLSFALPILVTWVIAVGMGMERVNVLRLLGVLLGLAGGVLLAWAKAGGMQGAQGWVALVLTIPLIIALGNIYRTLRWPGGAGPVYLAALMLLGGALALAPFVLAFEAQQLAQLLGSTGVLRLLLAEVAVFTVLYVFYFVLQKIAGPVYLSQIGMVAALVGTLIAVSLLGETVPPYLGLAGALVVLGAVLFHRGAARRETPPPATVEV, encoded by the coding sequence ATGACCAACTCAACCAAGCCACGCAACCGCACCGGCTGGTATGCCCTGGCTTGCCTGCTGCTGGTCGGCAGCCTGCTGGCCTTGTCTCTGGTCGTGGCCAAAATCGCCGACGGAGCCGGTGCGCCTCGCCTGAGCTTCCTCATGGTGGCGGTGACCGGCGCTGGCGTGCTGCTCCTGGCGCTGGCAACCCAGCAGCGACAGCCGATGCGGCTCGACAGGCGCATCGTCGAGTACGCGTTGGTTTCGGGCGCACTGTTTGCCCTGCCCAATGCGCTGGGCTTCCTGGCGGTGCGTCACGTGGGGGCCGGGTTCGTCTCGCTCAGCTTTGCCTTACCGATTCTGGTGACCTGGGTGATAGCAGTGGGAATGGGCATGGAGCGCGTCAATGTGCTACGGCTGCTCGGCGTGCTGCTGGGGCTGGCAGGTGGGGTGTTGCTGGCGTGGGCCAAGGCGGGCGGCATGCAAGGCGCACAGGGCTGGGTCGCGTTGGTATTGACGATCCCGCTGATCATCGCGCTGGGTAATATCTATCGCACCCTGCGCTGGCCCGGCGGGGCAGGGCCGGTCTACCTCGCCGCGCTGATGCTGCTGGGCGGCGCGCTGGCGCTTGCCCCCTTCGTGCTGGCATTCGAAGCGCAGCAACTGGCGCAGTTGCTCGGCTCGACGGGGGTGCTCCGGCTCCTGCTCGCCGAAGTGGCCGTCTTTACGGTGCTCTACGTCTTCTATTTCGTGCTGCAGAAAATCGCCGGCCCCGTCTACCTCAGCCAGATCGGCATGGTGGCGGCATTGGTCGGCACGTTGATCGCGGTCTCGCTGCTGGGCGAGACGGTACCGCCCTATCTGGGCCTGGCGGGGGCGTTGGTGGTCCTCGGTGCGGTCCTGTTCCACCGTGGCGCTGCGCGCCGCGAAACGCCACCGCCTGCAACGGTGGAAGTTTGA
- a CDS encoding SRPBCC family protein, producing MASFDFDTTWHFKAPVEAVFDALSDSLHWPGWWPGLVDVQPLEAGDDQGIGRTQRFIWKSRLGYRLCFDICITRVAEPCLIEGVANGDVAGVGRWQLYGEKSGTRVRYIWQVRTVRPWLSLLSRMARPLVLWNHRAMMRAGATGLANHLRCVPAPCGRAPAREPFKQRW from the coding sequence ATGGCAAGCTTCGATTTCGATACCACCTGGCACTTCAAGGCTCCGGTCGAGGCGGTCTTCGACGCCCTGAGCGATTCGTTGCACTGGCCCGGTTGGTGGCCTGGGCTGGTCGATGTGCAGCCGCTCGAGGCCGGCGACGACCAGGGCATTGGGCGTACCCAGCGTTTCATCTGGAAGAGTCGGCTGGGCTATCGCCTGTGTTTCGATATCTGCATTACCCGTGTTGCCGAACCCTGCTTGATCGAGGGGGTGGCAAATGGTGACGTGGCCGGTGTGGGCAGGTGGCAGCTATACGGAGAAAAATCGGGCACACGGGTTCGCTATATCTGGCAGGTGCGAACGGTGCGGCCCTGGCTGAGCCTGCTCTCACGCATGGCTCGTCCGCTGGTGCTGTGGAATCACCGGGCCATGATGCGGGCTGGCGCCACGGGACTGGCGAATCACTTGAGGTGCGTTCCAGCGCCCTGTGGGCGTGCCCCGGCCCGAGAACCGTTCAAGCAACGTTGGTAG
- a CDS encoding PLP-dependent aminotransferase family protein yields the protein MNRIAEGVSSRATPLLERADWLADALGLVLGEPSNQPLTMRLYHTLREWIQTERLGSGQRLPSTRQLARELGLGRNTLLAAFDQLLAEGFLTTRHGAGTFVADLAFQQAQSVTANVAAAQPSLPAESLLSSRGTALLAFCHSPQERHPAFVPGVPALDRFPHAQWQRLLHRQLQRMPLDWLDYQAQGGVPALREALADYLQLSRSVRCRPEQILIVQGAQQGFELIVRLLSDSGDEVWIEEPGYLGAQACFMAAGLDMTPVPVDGEGMCIEDMSDSRQPRLIYVTPSHQYPSGTTMSLARRLALLEAAERYGAWIVEDDYDSEFRYGQRPVAALQGLVDDSRVIYVGTFSKVMYPGMRLGYLVLPEPLVAPFRRANARLHREGQYAVQAAVAEFIVRGHFSRHIRRMRDCYRRRQALLRESLAPAVARGLRLSEGQAGMHLVAWLDEPEHERILLERAAGHGILLSPLSSYYLNAPGHPGLVLGYAGTVEAEIERAGQWLAQAWCELVGA from the coding sequence ATGAACCGGATCGCTGAAGGCGTGTCGTCCCGGGCAACGCCTCTTCTGGAGAGAGCCGACTGGCTGGCCGATGCGCTGGGCCTGGTACTGGGTGAGCCGTCGAACCAGCCATTGACCATGCGTCTCTACCACACCCTGCGCGAGTGGATTCAGACGGAGCGACTTGGCAGTGGCCAGCGCCTGCCATCCACTCGCCAGTTGGCTCGAGAGCTGGGCCTGGGGCGCAACACGCTGCTGGCCGCCTTCGACCAGCTGTTGGCCGAGGGCTTCCTCACCACCCGCCATGGCGCGGGTACCTTCGTTGCCGACTTGGCGTTCCAGCAGGCGCAGTCGGTTACGGCGAACGTTGCAGCCGCACAGCCGTCTTTGCCTGCCGAATCGCTGCTCTCCTCACGCGGTACGGCACTGCTCGCCTTCTGTCATTCCCCGCAAGAACGCCATCCCGCTTTCGTTCCAGGCGTGCCCGCACTGGATCGCTTTCCTCACGCCCAGTGGCAGCGGCTGTTGCACCGCCAGCTGCAACGGATGCCGTTGGACTGGCTCGACTATCAGGCTCAGGGGGGAGTGCCGGCACTGCGCGAGGCGCTGGCCGATTATCTGCAGCTCTCCCGCTCGGTGCGCTGCCGCCCCGAGCAGATCCTCATCGTTCAAGGTGCCCAGCAGGGCTTCGAACTGATCGTGCGGCTACTGAGCGACAGCGGCGACGAGGTATGGATCGAGGAGCCGGGCTACCTCGGTGCCCAGGCCTGCTTCATGGCGGCCGGGCTTGATATGACGCCGGTGCCGGTGGATGGCGAGGGCATGTGCATCGAAGACATGTCCGACTCCCGTCAACCGCGGCTGATCTACGTCACGCCTTCGCATCAGTATCCCAGTGGCACAACCATGAGCCTGGCCAGGCGACTGGCGCTGCTCGAAGCCGCCGAACGGTACGGTGCCTGGATCGTGGAAGACGACTATGACAGCGAGTTTCGCTATGGCCAGCGGCCCGTTGCCGCCCTTCAGGGGCTGGTGGATGACTCGCGGGTGATCTACGTAGGCACCTTCAGCAAGGTGATGTACCCCGGCATGCGGCTGGGTTATTTGGTGTTGCCCGAGCCGTTGGTGGCGCCGTTCCGCCGTGCCAATGCCCGGCTCCATCGCGAAGGCCAGTACGCCGTGCAGGCCGCCGTGGCGGAGTTCATTGTCCGTGGTCATTTCTCGCGCCATATCCGCCGGATGCGTGACTGCTACCGCCGGCGTCAGGCTCTGCTGCGTGAATCGCTGGCGCCGGCGGTGGCGCGTGGCCTGCGGCTATCCGAAGGGCAGGCCGGCATGCACCTGGTCGCCTGGCTCGACGAGCCCGAGCACGAACGCATCCTGCTCGAGCGGGCTGCGGGGCATGGGATCTTGCTGTCCCCATTGTCGAGCTACTATCTCAACGCCCCCGGCCACCCCGGCCTGGTACTGGGCTATGCCGGTACCGTCGAAGCCGAGATCGAAAGGGCAGGGCAGTGGCTGGCTCAGGCGTGGTGTGAATTGGTAGGCGCCTAG
- a CDS encoding cupin, whose translation MEITRSRDFTAERAWGAKDIAKMNGITTRLHWTDRPYRWHVNDGEEVFVVLDGQVEMRYRNEGIEHSRLLEVGDIFFASTGTEHVACPVGEARVLVIEKEGSV comes from the coding sequence ATGGAAATCACCCGTAGCCGGGACTTCACCGCGGAGCGTGCCTGGGGAGCCAAGGACATTGCCAAGATGAACGGCATTACCACCCGCCTGCATTGGACAGACCGGCCCTACCGCTGGCACGTCAACGATGGCGAGGAGGTCTTCGTGGTGCTCGATGGCCAGGTGGAGATGCGTTATCGCAACGAGGGCATCGAGCACTCACGACTGCTCGAGGTGGGCGACATCTTCTTTGCCTCGACAGGTACCGAACATGTCGCCTGTCCTGTAGGCGAAGCCAGGGTGCTGGTTATCGAGAAAGAAGGCAGCGTCTAG
- a CDS encoding MarR family winged helix-turn-helix transcriptional regulator, with protein MNRVKQAIAQWQREMPELDLLPMEVVGYMKTTQLLTQERLQAFFKEYGLQLGEFDVLATLRRSGAPYRLGPTQLFETLMVSSGGMTSRLDRLEKAGLIVRSPNPEDRRGTLVSLTEEGLALMNRVVPRHVANEARMLSALSREEQQALGELLSKLLEGLVDET; from the coding sequence ATGAATCGTGTCAAGCAAGCCATTGCCCAATGGCAACGGGAAATGCCCGAACTCGACCTGCTGCCGATGGAAGTGGTGGGATATATGAAGACGACCCAGCTGCTCACCCAGGAGCGGCTGCAGGCTTTCTTCAAGGAGTACGGCCTGCAATTGGGAGAGTTCGACGTGCTGGCCACGCTACGCCGCTCGGGAGCGCCCTATCGCCTGGGACCGACGCAGCTGTTCGAGACACTGATGGTATCGTCGGGAGGCATGACCAGTCGGCTGGATCGTCTGGAGAAAGCGGGCCTGATCGTGCGCTCGCCGAATCCCGAGGACCGACGCGGCACGCTGGTGTCGCTGACCGAGGAAGGCTTGGCCCTGATGAATCGAGTCGTGCCTCGCCACGTGGCGAACGAGGCCCGAATGCTTTCCGCTCTCAGCCGCGAGGAACAGCAGGCATTGGGTGAGCTCTTGAGCAAGCTGCTGGAAGGGTTGGTCGACGAGACCTGA
- a CDS encoding FMN-binding negative transcriptional regulator, with protein MYVPPSMQLERARAWDLIERHGFAVLVGADLQATHLPLLLERSEGEQGTLYGHFARANPHWRTLDGSRALAIFSGPHAYISPTWYASQPAVPTWNYLAVHATGTLELLGTAATRELLDRSLAHFEPALLDSLPREPGYLEKMQAGVVGFRLPIETLAGKAKLGRQRSEADQAGVEAALAESRDPQARQLWRYMQQLTYEESTS; from the coding sequence ATGTACGTACCCCCCTCGATGCAACTCGAGCGCGCTCGGGCCTGGGACTTGATAGAACGGCACGGCTTCGCCGTCCTGGTCGGCGCCGACCTGCAGGCCACCCACCTGCCCCTGTTGCTGGAGCGCAGCGAAGGCGAGCAGGGCACGCTCTACGGCCACTTCGCCCGTGCCAACCCGCACTGGCGAACACTCGATGGCAGCCGGGCGCTGGCGATCTTCAGCGGCCCCCACGCCTATATCTCACCGACCTGGTACGCCAGCCAGCCCGCCGTGCCCACCTGGAACTACCTGGCCGTGCACGCCACGGGCACCCTCGAATTGCTGGGGACAGCGGCCACGCGGGAACTGCTCGACCGCAGCCTGGCGCACTTTGAGCCCGCCCTGCTCGACTCACTGCCCCGTGAGCCAGGCTACCTGGAGAAGATGCAGGCCGGCGTGGTCGGCTTTCGCCTGCCCATCGAGACGCTGGCGGGCAAGGCCAAGCTAGGCCGCCAGCGCTCTGAGGCTGACCAGGCCGGCGTCGAGGCAGCCCTGGCCGAGAGCCGCGACCCGCAGGCGCGCCAGTTGTGGCGCTACATGCAACAACTGACCTATGAGGAGAGCACTTCATGA
- a CDS encoding LolA family protein: protein MLLLVLVAMSASIEEDPIAAALARIDALQGYRLTLRSQGSGGEEVIRYSYQQPGYVRMDMETPYRGAVLIYRPDTGKVQLWPFGGPGSRPGLSLRPTNRMVRSSRGHRVDQSDVGTLLRNVQQLQQHGSARLLGPATLDGHSVQHVVVESEPGRTVHEVARYDLWLDEETLFPLRVISYDRRGERLESVHLEDVELDPAFPPDHFSP, encoded by the coding sequence ATGTTGCTACTCGTACTGGTGGCGATGAGCGCCTCCATCGAGGAGGACCCGATCGCAGCGGCGCTGGCTCGCATCGATGCGCTGCAAGGCTATCGCCTGACGCTGCGAAGCCAGGGCAGCGGGGGAGAGGAGGTCATTCGCTACAGCTATCAGCAGCCGGGCTACGTGCGCATGGACATGGAAACGCCCTACCGCGGGGCGGTGCTGATCTACCGCCCCGATACGGGCAAGGTGCAGCTGTGGCCGTTCGGCGGCCCCGGCAGTCGGCCGGGCCTCTCCCTGCGCCCCACCAACCGCATGGTACGCAGCTCACGCGGGCATCGCGTGGACCAGTCGGACGTGGGCACGCTGCTGCGCAATGTGCAGCAGTTGCAGCAACACGGCAGCGCACGCCTGCTCGGGCCAGCCACGCTCGATGGGCATTCTGTCCAGCATGTGGTGGTGGAGTCCGAGCCCGGTCGAACGGTGCACGAGGTGGCGCGCTACGATCTTTGGCTCGACGAGGAGACGCTGTTCCCGCTCAGGGTGATCAGCTACGACCGGCGCGGCGAGCGCCTGGAAAGCGTGCACCTGGAAGACGTCGAGCTAGATCCGGCCTTCCCGCCCGATCATTTCTCGCCCTGA
- a CDS encoding GNAT family N-acetyltransferase yields MPVRHASLDDLGPLSELLDGYRQFYRQAPDLEGARRFLQARLEGGDSQILVHEGPGGELQGFVQLYPLLSTVRLAPLWLLNDLFVSPKARRGGVGCALMQAARELAASHGVGHLKLATEMNNRNAQALYESLGWQRDTTFYHYGLLFDTQASQD; encoded by the coding sequence ATGCCCGTACGCCATGCCTCCCTGGACGACCTCGGCCCGCTCAGCGAACTGCTCGACGGCTACAGGCAGTTCTACCGCCAGGCACCCGACCTCGAAGGCGCCCGGCGCTTCCTGCAGGCACGCCTGGAAGGCGGTGACTCGCAGATTCTGGTGCATGAAGGACCGGGAGGAGAATTGCAGGGCTTCGTTCAGCTCTATCCCCTGCTCTCCACCGTGCGCCTGGCGCCGCTGTGGCTGCTCAACGATCTGTTCGTCTCGCCCAAAGCGCGCCGCGGCGGCGTCGGCTGCGCCTTGATGCAGGCCGCCAGGGAACTGGCCGCAAGCCATGGCGTTGGCCATCTCAAGCTCGCCACCGAAATGAACAACCGCAACGCCCAGGCGCTCTACGAATCGCTCGGCTGGCAGCGCGACACCACCTTCTATCACTACGGCCTGCTGTTCGACACGCAAGCGAGCCAGGACTGA
- a CDS encoding GNAT family N-acetyltransferase has product MTLTDVSHNAFGQPVGAALPDWQPARRPDRIPLQGRRVRLEPLTPERHAASLYAALLAPGEGTHDAPAARWTYSGGMPFADTEQYRAWLKARSESDDPLFYAIVAAADERALGLASYLNIVPEHGSIEVGHIHFTPALRRTPAATEAMLLLMRHAFELGYRRYEWKCNALNAASRRAAERLGFRFEGIFRQHRVENGHSRDTAWFSLLDSEWPAAEARLERWLAPENFDGEGRQLSSLSAPTQTCR; this is encoded by the coding sequence ATGACCCTGACCGATGTGAGCCATAACGCCTTTGGCCAACCGGTCGGCGCCGCCCTGCCCGACTGGCAGCCGGCCCGCCGACCGGATCGAATACCGCTGCAGGGCCGCAGGGTTCGCCTTGAGCCGCTAACACCTGAGCGTCACGCCGCTTCGCTGTATGCCGCTTTGCTGGCGCCCGGCGAAGGTACGCACGATGCCCCCGCAGCGCGCTGGACCTACTCCGGCGGTATGCCGTTCGCCGATACCGAACAGTATCGCGCCTGGCTGAAGGCTAGGTCGGAAAGCGACGATCCGCTGTTCTACGCCATCGTCGCGGCGGCTGACGAGCGGGCACTGGGGCTGGCCAGCTACCTCAACATCGTTCCCGAACACGGCAGCATCGAGGTCGGGCATATTCACTTTACTCCAGCGCTGCGGCGCACGCCGGCGGCCACCGAGGCCATGCTGCTGCTGATGCGCCATGCCTTCGAACTGGGTTACCGGCGCTACGAGTGGAAGTGCAATGCGCTCAACGCCGCCTCGCGGCGTGCCGCCGAGCGCCTGGGCTTTCGCTTCGAGGGAATCTTCCGTCAGCACCGGGTGGAGAATGGGCATAGTCGCGACACCGCCTGGTTCTCCCTGCTGGACAGCGAATGGCCCGCCGCCGAGGCACGCCTGGAGCGCTGGCTTGCGCCGGAAAACTTCGATGGAGAGGGCAGACAGCTAAGCTCACTGTCGGCGCCGACGCAGACGTGCCGCTGA
- the ogt gene encoding methylated-DNA--[protein]-cysteine S-methyltransferase: protein MRLWLDRLPSPVGELRLVGDDQGALRALEFDSHDERLHRLLGRHYRHYELVEGSAPDAIRQALEAYFDGDSSHLDTVPVATGGTEFQRLVWQALRLIPAGTTISYGELAANIGRPGASRAVGLANGANPVAIVVPCHRVIGANGTLTGYGGGLPRKRWLVEHERRQLQSDLFTLA from the coding sequence ATGCGACTCTGGCTTGATCGATTGCCGTCCCCCGTGGGCGAGCTGCGACTGGTTGGCGATGACCAAGGCGCACTGCGAGCGCTGGAATTCGACAGCCACGACGAACGGCTGCACCGCCTGCTGGGGCGTCACTATCGCCACTACGAGCTCGTCGAGGGCTCGGCGCCCGACGCCATACGCCAGGCGCTGGAGGCATATTTCGACGGTGACTCTTCCCATCTCGATACAGTGCCTGTGGCGACCGGTGGTACTGAGTTCCAACGCCTGGTGTGGCAAGCGCTGCGCCTGATTCCGGCCGGTACCACGATCAGCTACGGTGAGCTGGCCGCAAATATCGGACGCCCCGGTGCCAGCCGCGCCGTTGGCCTGGCCAACGGCGCCAACCCGGTGGCCATCGTGGTACCGTGCCATCGGGTGATCGGTGCCAACGGCACCCTGACCGGCTATGGCGGTGGGCTGCCGCGCAAGCGCTGGCTGGTGGAGCACGAGCGGCGCCAGCTGCAGAGCGACTTGTTCACGCTCGCATAG
- a CDS encoding DNA-3-methyladenine glycosylase 2 family protein yields MNLSTDICYQALLARDARYDGRFFTCVTSTGIYCRPICPAPAPKLDNCRFVSSAAAAQEAGFRPCLRCRPESAPDSPAWAGTSTTVKRALRLIDEGALDEGGLETLCDRLGVGARQLRRLFQRHVGAAPLAVAQTRRVLLAKQLLHETELPLADVALASGFRSVRRFNEVFLHLYGRAPGTLRGRRADLSRAAALTLRLPYRPPYDWPAILAFLARRTIPGLERIDGEGYHRVFRIGETAGSVSVKDVSADNALHASIRLPELSALPSVIARLRRLFDLQADPEAIRHGLGRDLALAPLVERRPGLRVPGGWDPFEVAVRAILGQQVSVDAATRLAGRLVERLGERVEGQAGIGLERLFPAPERFTFDEIKTLGMPSARAAALVALATAYRERPRLFDRRQDLDDTVAHLCALPGIGEWTAHYIAMRGLQESDAFLPSDVALQRVLAEQGRRPTPRELLARAEAWRPWRAYAVMHLWHADAATTTAAKPQQEKCNATLA; encoded by the coding sequence ATGAACCTCTCGACCGATATTTGCTACCAGGCGCTGCTGGCGCGCGATGCTCGTTACGACGGACGCTTCTTCACCTGTGTGACCAGCACCGGCATCTACTGTCGCCCGATCTGCCCGGCGCCTGCGCCGAAGCTCGATAATTGTCGCTTCGTTTCTTCCGCGGCGGCAGCGCAGGAGGCGGGTTTCCGACCGTGCCTGCGCTGTCGCCCGGAAAGCGCGCCGGACTCCCCTGCCTGGGCCGGTACCTCGACCACGGTGAAGCGGGCGCTGCGCTTGATCGACGAGGGCGCGCTGGACGAAGGCGGGTTGGAAACGCTGTGCGATCGTCTGGGCGTGGGCGCACGCCAGCTGCGGCGGCTGTTCCAGCGCCATGTCGGAGCCGCCCCGCTGGCCGTGGCCCAAACCCGGCGCGTGCTTCTGGCCAAGCAATTGCTGCACGAGACTGAACTGCCTCTCGCCGATGTGGCGCTGGCCAGCGGTTTTCGCAGCGTGCGCCGCTTCAACGAAGTGTTCCTGCATCTCTATGGCCGTGCGCCAGGCACCCTTCGCGGTCGCCGAGCCGACCTTTCCCGGGCAGCGGCGTTGACGCTGCGGCTGCCGTACCGGCCGCCCTACGACTGGCCGGCGATACTGGCCTTCCTGGCTCGGCGGACCATCCCGGGGCTTGAACGCATCGATGGAGAGGGCTATCACCGGGTTTTCCGCATCGGCGAAACGGCCGGCAGCGTAAGTGTGAAGGATGTTTCCGCCGACAATGCACTGCACGCCTCGATCCGGCTGCCCGAGCTTTCGGCACTGCCGAGCGTGATTGCACGGCTGCGTCGGCTGTTCGATTTGCAGGCCGATCCCGAGGCGATACGCCATGGGCTCGGTCGCGACCTGGCGCTGGCGCCACTGGTAGAGCGTCGCCCCGGGCTGCGCGTGCCGGGCGGATGGGACCCTTTCGAGGTCGCCGTACGGGCGATCCTCGGCCAGCAGGTCAGCGTCGATGCGGCCACACGGCTGGCTGGGCGGCTGGTCGAGCGTCTGGGTGAACGCGTGGAGGGTCAGGCTGGAATCGGCCTGGAGCGACTATTCCCCGCTCCCGAGCGCTTCACTTTCGATGAGATCAAGACACTCGGCATGCCCAGCGCACGGGCCGCGGCCCTGGTAGCGTTGGCGACTGCCTACCGCGAGCGCCCAAGGCTGTTCGATCGGCGCCAGGATCTCGATGACACTGTGGCCCACCTCTGTGCCCTGCCAGGCATCGGCGAGTGGACGGCACACTACATCGCCATGCGTGGGCTGCAGGAGAGCGATGCCTTTCTGCCATCGGACGTGGCGCTGCAACGGGTACTGGCAGAGCAGGGCCGGCGCCCAACGCCGCGCGAGCTGCTTGCACGGGCCGAGGCCTGGCGGCCCTGGCGTGCCTATGCCGTGATGCACCTGTGGCATGCCGATGCGGCCACCACGACGGCAGCAAAACCGCAACAGGAGAAGTGCAATGCGACTCTGGCTTGA
- a CDS encoding NAD(P)H-dependent oxidoreductase encodes MTPMEALHWRYAAKRMNGSKVPQGTLDTILDAARLAPSSYGLQPYSVLVVEDPTLRERIRHAACDQPQVSECSHLLIFAAWTEVDERHVDELIELTAAARGLDPVELEGYRQSLHVAVAGFTTPEVRHHWAARQAYIALGTALTAAAAERIDASPMEGFDPPALDALLGLEAQGLRSVVLLALGYRDTEQDRLAGQAKVRWPRERFLVEWDGA; translated from the coding sequence ATGACCCCCATGGAAGCCCTGCATTGGCGCTATGCCGCCAAGCGCATGAATGGCAGCAAGGTGCCACAAGGCACGCTCGATACCATCCTCGATGCCGCGCGCCTGGCGCCATCGTCCTACGGCCTTCAGCCATATAGTGTGCTGGTGGTGGAAGACCCAACGCTGCGTGAGCGGATCCGGCACGCTGCGTGCGACCAGCCACAGGTCAGCGAATGCTCCCACCTGTTGATTTTCGCTGCCTGGACCGAGGTGGATGAACGGCACGTGGATGAGCTGATCGAGCTGACTGCTGCGGCTCGCGGTCTCGATCCTGTAGAGCTGGAAGGTTATCGCCAGTCGCTCCATGTTGCCGTGGCCGGCTTCACCACGCCGGAGGTAAGGCATCACTGGGCGGCTCGACAAGCCTATATTGCCTTGGGTACGGCCTTGACCGCAGCGGCAGCGGAGCGGATCGACGCCTCGCCGATGGAAGGCTTCGACCCGCCGGCATTGGATGCACTGTTGGGCCTTGAGGCGCAGGGGCTGCGTAGCGTAGTGCTGCTGGCGCTTGGTTATCGTGATACCGAGCAGGATCGCCTGGCTGGCCAAGCCAAGGTGCGCTGGCCCAGGGAGCGCTTCTTGGTGGAATGGGACGGGGCCTGA